A section of the Chryseobacterium ginsenosidimutans genome encodes:
- a CDS encoding 2Fe-2S iron-sulfur cluster-binding protein: MNSFYKLKTVKVQKDTNDAVNVAVEIPEELKDKFRFKQGQYLNFRMMIDGNEERRSYSICNAPSEKSNTLEVLVKLLENGKVSGYFNEHLHMDEVLEVMPPMGGFNTSYHPTNVKTYVGLAAGSGISPVLSNIKESLYQEPNSNAYLFYSNRSMNHVMKKAEIDKLVETFNGRLKVVYLVSREQHEDPIFEGRISPEKLDHLFERYADIDVKESTFFICGPSEMIKGIADYLKKEKKVPAIQVLFEYFTAPDEENSEEMSDEFKAIANLESMVTVIIDDDEYSFHLNSKKESILDKALKDNLPVPFACKGGVCCTCKAQVLEGEVFMEKNFALTEDEVARGYVLTCQCHPTTNVVMLNYDV, from the coding sequence ATGAATTCATTTTATAAATTAAAAACTGTAAAAGTTCAGAAAGATACCAACGACGCTGTCAATGTAGCCGTTGAAATTCCTGAGGAACTGAAAGATAAATTCAGGTTCAAGCAAGGGCAGTATCTTAACTTCCGAATGATGATTGACGGAAACGAAGAGAGACGTTCTTATTCTATCTGCAATGCGCCGAGTGAAAAAAGCAACACGCTGGAAGTATTGGTTAAGTTGTTAGAAAACGGAAAAGTCTCAGGTTATTTCAACGAACATCTTCATATGGATGAAGTCTTGGAAGTGATGCCTCCGATGGGTGGTTTCAACACATCTTACCACCCGACAAACGTAAAAACTTACGTTGGTTTGGCGGCAGGAAGCGGAATTTCTCCGGTTTTATCAAATATTAAAGAAAGTCTTTATCAGGAGCCGAATTCAAACGCTTATTTGTTCTACAGCAACAGAAGCATGAATCATGTGATGAAAAAGGCGGAGATTGATAAATTGGTTGAAACTTTTAACGGGAGACTGAAAGTCGTTTATCTCGTAAGCCGTGAACAGCACGAAGATCCAATTTTTGAAGGAAGAATTTCTCCTGAAAAATTAGACCATTTATTTGAAAGATATGCAGATATTGATGTTAAAGAATCCACGTTCTTCATTTGCGGACCTTCAGAGATGATTAAAGGGATCGCTGATTATTTAAAGAAAGAGAAAAAAGTACCGGCAATTCAGGTTTTATTTGAATATTTCACTGCTCCTGACGAAGAAAATTCTGAGGAAATGAGCGATGAATTCAAGGCGATTGCCAATTTAGAAAGTATGGTAACGGTGATTATCGATGATGATGAATATTCGTTCCACCTTAATTCTAAAAAAGAGAGTATCTTAGATAAAGCATTGAAAGACAATCTTCCGGTACCTTTTGCTTGTAAAGGGGGAGTTTGTTGTACGTGTAAAGCGCAGGTTTTGGAAGGAGAAGTTTTTATGGAAAAAAATTTCGCGCTTACCGAAGACGAAGTAGCCAGAGGTTACGTTCTGACGTGTCAATGTCACCCGACAACGAATGTGGTGATGCTTAATTATGATGTTTAA
- the clpB gene encoding ATP-dependent chaperone ClpB — translation MNLNQYTVKSQEAIQAAQQVAMELGNQQIEPQHLLEGIFQVDENISPFLLKKSEADASLVRERNRENLEKLPKVQGGNIYLSQSANKVLLDAPNIAKKMGDEFVTIEHLWLSLLETSSEVSKTLKDMGVTKSLLEGGIKELRKGSTATSASSEETYQSLKKYAKNFNELAAEGKLDPVIGRDEEIRRVLQILSRRTKNNPILIGEPGVGKTAIAEGIAHRIISGDIPENLMDKTLYSLDMGALIAGAKYKGEFEERLKSVINEVTKSDGQIILFIDEIHTLVGAGGGEGAMDAANILKPALARGELRAIGATTLNEYQKYFEKDKALERRFQKVMVEEPDTESAISILRGIKDKYEAHHKVRIKDEAIIAAVEMSQRYISDRFLPDKAIDLIDEASAKLRMEINSKPEELDVLDRKLMQMEIELAAISREGNQTKIDHLKEDISKISEERNEINAKWLKEKQKSEDLTSIKKDIESLKLEAERASRAGDYAKVAEIQYGKIKEKEDALQKLELEMQNHQNELIKEEVTADNISEVIGKWTGIPVTKLLQSEREKLLHLETELHHRVVGQDEAIQAVADAIRRNRAGLSDEKKPIGSFLFLGTTGVGKTELAKALAEFLFDDENNMTRIDMSEYQERHSVSRLVGAPPGYVGYDEGGQLTEAVRRRPYSVVLLDEIEKAHPDVFNTLLQVLDDGRLTDNKGRVVNFKNSIIIMTSNLGSHLIQENFENITEENQDEIVDKTKDEVFDLLKQTLRPEFLNRIDEIVLFQPLRKKEIGKIVQYQLRGFNDLLGKRNIIMTATQDALDYLMNKGYDPAFGARPLKRVIQQEVLNKLSREILAGTVNDGDRITLDYFEETGLVFRPAEK, via the coding sequence ATGAACTTAAACCAATATACAGTAAAATCACAGGAAGCCATCCAGGCCGCACAGCAAGTCGCAATGGAATTAGGCAATCAGCAAATTGAACCTCAACATTTACTTGAAGGAATTTTTCAGGTAGATGAAAATATATCGCCTTTCTTATTAAAAAAATCTGAAGCAGATGCCAGTTTGGTAAGAGAGCGCAACCGTGAAAATCTTGAAAAACTTCCGAAAGTACAGGGAGGAAATATTTACCTTTCACAATCAGCAAACAAAGTTTTGCTTGATGCGCCCAACATTGCAAAAAAAATGGGTGATGAGTTCGTTACCATTGAACATTTATGGCTTTCATTATTAGAAACCAGTTCTGAAGTTTCTAAAACTTTGAAAGATATGGGCGTGACCAAAAGTCTTTTGGAAGGAGGAATTAAAGAATTAAGAAAAGGGAGTACTGCGACCTCTGCAAGCTCAGAAGAAACGTATCAATCCTTAAAAAAATATGCTAAAAACTTCAACGAACTCGCTGCAGAAGGGAAATTAGATCCGGTTATTGGCCGTGATGAAGAAATCAGAAGAGTGTTGCAGATTCTTTCAAGAAGAACGAAGAACAATCCGATCTTAATTGGTGAGCCAGGTGTTGGTAAAACCGCAATCGCAGAAGGAATTGCCCACAGAATTATCAGTGGAGATATTCCTGAAAACCTGATGGATAAAACGTTGTATTCATTGGATATGGGAGCGTTGATTGCCGGCGCTAAATATAAAGGTGAATTTGAAGAACGTTTGAAATCCGTGATTAATGAAGTCACTAAATCTGACGGACAAATTATTCTTTTCATCGATGAAATCCACACTTTGGTAGGAGCCGGAGGTGGTGAAGGTGCGATGGATGCGGCGAATATTTTGAAACCAGCTTTGGCAAGAGGAGAACTGAGAGCGATCGGTGCAACAACTTTAAATGAATATCAAAAATATTTTGAAAAAGATAAAGCCCTTGAAAGACGTTTCCAAAAAGTAATGGTAGAAGAACCGGATACTGAATCTGCAATTTCTATTCTTCGTGGAATTAAAGATAAATATGAAGCGCACCATAAAGTAAGAATCAAAGACGAAGCAATTATTGCGGCGGTGGAAATGTCTCAACGATATATTTCAGACCGATTTTTACCGGATAAAGCGATTGACCTTATCGACGAAGCATCTGCTAAGTTGAGAATGGAAATCAATTCAAAACCTGAAGAACTCGATGTTTTAGATAGAAAACTGATGCAGATGGAAATTGAACTGGCAGCGATTTCAAGAGAAGGTAACCAAACAAAAATTGACCATTTAAAAGAAGATATTTCGAAAATTTCTGAAGAAAGAAATGAAATTAATGCTAAATGGCTGAAAGAAAAACAAAAATCTGAGGATTTAACATCCATCAAAAAAGATATTGAATCTCTGAAACTAGAAGCAGAAAGAGCTTCAAGAGCAGGAGATTATGCAAAAGTTGCTGAAATTCAGTACGGAAAAATAAAAGAAAAAGAAGATGCTTTGCAGAAACTGGAATTGGAAATGCAAAACCATCAGAATGAATTAATTAAGGAAGAAGTAACCGCAGACAACATTTCAGAAGTTATTGGAAAATGGACAGGAATTCCTGTTACAAAGCTTCTTCAATCCGAAAGAGAAAAGTTACTGCACCTTGAAACCGAACTTCATCACAGAGTGGTCGGACAAGATGAAGCGATTCAGGCGGTTGCCGATGCCATCAGAAGAAACAGAGCGGGATTGAGCGACGAGAAAAAACCAATCGGATCATTCTTATTTTTAGGAACAACCGGAGTTGGTAAAACTGAGTTGGCAAAAGCGTTAGCAGAGTTTTTATTCGACGACGAAAACAATATGACGAGAATTGATATGAGTGAATATCAGGAAAGACACAGCGTGTCTAGGCTCGTTGGTGCGCCTCCGGGATATGTCGGGTATGATGAAGGCGGTCAGTTGACCGAAGCAGTGAGAAGAAGACCTTATTCTGTGGTGCTTTTGGATGAAATTGAAAAAGCGCATCCTGATGTTTTCAATACACTGTTGCAGGTTTTGGATGACGGAAGATTGACGGACAATAAAGGTCGCGTTGTGAATTTCAAAAACTCGATTATCATTATGACATCGAATTTAGGTTCGCATTTGATTCAGGAGAATTTTGAAAATATTACAGAAGAAAACCAAGATGAAATTGTTGATAAAACAAAAGATGAGGTCTTCGATTTACTGAAACAGACGCTGCGTCCGGAATTTTTGAACAGAATTGATGAGATCGTATTGTTCCAGCCTTTAAGAAAAAAAGAAATCGGAAAAATCGTTCAGTATCAGTTGCGAGGTTTCAATGATTTATTAGGAAAACGAAATATCATTATGACCGCAACTCAGGACGCTTTAGATTATTTGATGAACAAAGGATATGATCCTGCTTTCGGGGCAAGACCTTTAAAAAGAGTAATTCAACAGGAAGTTCTCAATAAATTATCAAGAGAAATTCTTGCCGGAACCGTGAATGATGGCGACAGAATCACTTTAGATTATTTTGAGGAAACAGGTTTGGTTTTCAGACCTGCTGAAAAATAA
- a CDS encoding phenylacetate--CoA ligase family protein — protein sequence MDFSVEYLQLDQLRQLQSERLVNLVGYLEEKSDFYKRKFDESGISAGEIRTIEDISKLPITYKQDLRDNYPFGLCTVPKNELQRIHCSSGTTGKPTVVGYTKEDVDLFSEVVARSLNAAGAKPGMQLHNAYGYGIFTGGLGLHYGAEKLGMSVLPISGGMTTRQVDLIIDFKPEVICCSPSYALTIADEFAKRGVSADEISLKYAILGSEPWTEIIRHHIEERLGIHATNIYGLSEIIGPGVSMEDFEEKGGSYIWEDHFYPEILDPITKQPVPFGEEGVLVITTLTKKAMPLLRYWTNDITSLYYEENSKRTMVKMKPILGRADDMLIVRGVNVYPSQIEEAFSHVEGVVPNYYLTPIEKEQMCVALDIDLEIDDEFVKAQQIEINTDDYAIFVGNFGKSIENEIKKRVGITTKVKIHAQDSLPKCEGGKINRILKTK from the coding sequence GTGGATTTTTCAGTTGAATATTTACAGCTCGACCAATTGAGGCAGCTCCAGTCGGAAAGACTGGTGAATTTGGTGGGCTATCTTGAGGAAAAGTCAGATTTTTATAAAAGAAAATTTGATGAATCAGGAATATCAGCTGGAGAAATAAGGACAATTGAAGATATTTCAAAATTACCAATTACGTACAAACAAGACTTAAGAGATAATTATCCGTTTGGCTTATGTACCGTTCCGAAAAATGAATTGCAGAGAATTCACTGTTCAAGCGGAACAACGGGAAAACCAACGGTTGTAGGATATACAAAAGAAGATGTTGATTTATTCAGTGAAGTAGTCGCAAGATCGTTGAATGCAGCCGGAGCAAAACCGGGAATGCAGTTACACAACGCGTATGGATACGGGATTTTCACAGGCGGACTTGGACTTCATTACGGAGCAGAAAAATTAGGAATGAGCGTTCTTCCAATTTCAGGAGGAATGACAACGAGACAAGTAGATTTAATTATAGATTTTAAACCTGAAGTGATCTGTTGCTCACCTTCATATGCTTTAACAATCGCTGATGAATTTGCTAAAAGAGGAGTCTCGGCAGACGAAATCAGTTTAAAATATGCGATTTTGGGTTCAGAGCCGTGGACGGAAATTATCAGACATCATATTGAAGAAAGATTAGGTATTCACGCTACCAATATTTATGGGTTGAGTGAAATTATAGGCCCCGGAGTTTCGATGGAAGATTTTGAGGAAAAAGGTGGTTCTTACATTTGGGAAGATCATTTTTATCCTGAAATTTTAGATCCGATTACAAAACAGCCGGTTCCTTTTGGGGAAGAAGGGGTTTTGGTAATTACAACTTTAACAAAAAAAGCAATGCCGCTTTTACGTTATTGGACGAATGATATCACAAGTCTTTATTATGAAGAAAACTCAAAAAGAACAATGGTTAAAATGAAACCAATTCTTGGAAGAGCTGATGATATGCTGATTGTAAGAGGGGTAAATGTGTATCCAAGTCAGATTGAAGAAGCATTTTCTCATGTAGAAGGTGTAGTTCCGAATTATTATTTAACACCAATTGAGAAAGAACAAATGTGTGTAGCATTGGATATTGATTTGGAAATTGATGATGAATTTGTGAAAGCACAACAAATTGAAATTAATACCGATGATTATGCTATTTTTGTCGGAAACTTTGGAAAAAGTATAGAAAACGAAATAAAAAAAAGAGTGGGAATCACCACGAAAGTGAAAATTCACGCTCAGGACAGTTTGCCGAAATGCGAAGGTGGAAAAATTAATAGAATACTAAAAACAAAATGA
- a CDS encoding FKBP-type peptidyl-prolyl cis-trans isomerase encodes MKRQTIALFCIAIFSISCTKKDETKVDSKYTDDQKASYYIGLSIAKNMKQEGFKVDADLLARAIKEEMNGGKKLMPAEEMDAFMQEFMQKQHEKKQAGAGLQTDENKKKGLDFLTKNKSNPKVKTTASGLQYEVLQEGDGKTKPKASDVVQVKYTGKLLDGTVFDSTDKNGGAPMDINLGAVIKGWTEGIQLMSKGSKYRFYIPSELAYGDNGAGPAIPAGATIIFDVELVNIK; translated from the coding sequence ATGAAAAGACAGACTATCGCATTATTTTGCATAGCAATATTTAGTATTTCATGTACTAAGAAAGATGAGACTAAAGTGGATAGCAAATACACGGATGATCAAAAAGCTTCTTATTATATAGGCCTAAGTATTGCTAAAAACATGAAACAAGAAGGCTTCAAAGTAGATGCAGATCTTTTGGCTAGGGCTATTAAAGAAGAAATGAATGGGGGAAAAAAGTTGATGCCAGCTGAAGAAATGGATGCCTTTATGCAGGAGTTTATGCAGAAGCAACATGAAAAAAAGCAAGCTGGAGCGGGGTTACAAACAGATGAAAATAAGAAAAAAGGTCTGGATTTTCTTACAAAAAATAAAAGTAATCCTAAAGTGAAAACTACAGCTTCAGGTTTACAATATGAAGTGTTGCAGGAAGGTGATGGTAAAACAAAACCGAAAGCGTCAGATGTTGTACAGGTAAAATATACTGGAAAGCTTCTGGATGGAACTGTTTTCGACTCTACTGACAAAAATGGAGGTGCACCAATGGATATTAATCTGGGCGCAGTAATCAAAGGATGGACAGAAGGTATCCAACTCATGAGCAAAGGATCCAAATACAGATTTTACATTCCTTCAGAGCTGGCTTATGGAGATAACGGTGCCGGACCAGCAATTCCTGCAGGCGCTACCATCATTTTTGATGTAGAATTAGTAAATATAAAATAG
- a CDS encoding sensor histidine kinase, producing the protein MLFVAAVIVYIRKYKQRKKEYLNEIEIKNEIHKRELLTTQLEIQQATMQQIGRELHDNIGQKLTLVSLYTQQLLYENKVPEVSERIEQVSQIINQSLQDLRSLSKTLTDDNINQKEIVTLIQEEVDNTNSFKKCIVSFKHNFEQLDLGFVHKNVLLRITQEFIQNSIKHSKCKNIFINLNTSEESLWELNIKDDGVGFDRSNIKSNGIGLTNMKNRAEIIGADFSLESQENLGTTLNIILKRQP; encoded by the coding sequence GTGTTATTTGTCGCCGCGGTGATCGTTTACATCCGAAAATACAAGCAGCGTAAAAAAGAATATTTAAATGAAATTGAAATAAAAAATGAAATTCATAAACGTGAGCTTCTTACTACCCAACTGGAAATCCAGCAAGCAACTATGCAGCAGATCGGGCGCGAACTTCATGATAATATCGGACAGAAATTAACTCTCGTAAGTCTTTACACCCAACAACTTTTATATGAGAATAAAGTTCCTGAAGTAAGTGAAAGAATAGAACAGGTTTCACAGATCATCAACCAGTCTTTGCAGGATTTGAGAAGCCTATCAAAAACTTTAACTGATGATAATATAAACCAAAAGGAAATCGTAACTTTAATTCAGGAAGAAGTAGATAATACCAACAGCTTTAAAAAATGTATTGTAAGCTTTAAACACAATTTTGAACAGCTTGATTTGGGATTTGTACACAAAAATGTACTTCTCAGAATTACACAGGAATTTATTCAGAACAGCATTAAACATTCAAAATGTAAGAATATTTTCATTAACCTGAATACTTCTGAAGAGTCTCTTTGGGAACTCAATATTAAAGATGACGGTGTTGGGTTTGACAGATCGAACATCAAATCAAACGGGATCGGTCTTACCAATATGAAAAACAGAGCCGAAATTATTGGGGCAGATTTCAGCCTCGAAAGTCAGGAAAATTTGGGAACTACGCTCAATATTATTTTAAAAAGACAGCCATGA
- the paaA gene encoding 1,2-phenylacetyl-CoA epoxidase subunit PaaA: MDLEKFVQYVHDENKVEPKDVMPDDYRKLLVRQISQHAHSEIVGMLPEANWISRAPSLRRKMALLAKVQDEAGHGLYLYSATETLGNGTIRADRDATYEDMLEGKAKYSSIFNYPTLSWADIGAIGWLVDGAAIMNQVMLMGNSYGPYSRAMVKICKEESFHQRQGYEILMALCRGTKQQKEMAQRSLDQFWWPALMMFGPNDDSSPNSKISMNYRVKRESNDSLRQRFVDVTVSQAEFLGLTVPDKDLKWNEERQHYDFGELPWDEFMEILKGNGPCNKKRIETKRKAQRENSWVKEAAIAFAEKQQKEVI, from the coding sequence ATGGATTTAGAAAAATTTGTACAATACGTACACGACGAAAATAAAGTAGAACCAAAAGATGTAATGCCGGATGATTACAGAAAATTATTGGTTCGTCAGATTTCACAGCACGCCCATTCTGAGATTGTTGGGATGTTGCCGGAAGCGAACTGGATTTCCAGAGCGCCTTCTTTAAGAAGAAAAATGGCTCTTTTAGCTAAAGTTCAGGATGAAGCAGGTCATGGTTTATACTTATATTCTGCAACTGAAACTTTAGGAAACGGAACCATCAGAGCGGATAGAGATGCAACGTATGAAGATATGTTGGAAGGAAAAGCGAAATATTCAAGTATTTTCAACTATCCGACATTAAGTTGGGCAGATATTGGTGCCATTGGTTGGTTGGTTGATGGTGCAGCCATCATGAATCAGGTAATGTTGATGGGAAATTCTTACGGTCCTTATTCAAGAGCGATGGTGAAAATCTGTAAAGAAGAATCTTTCCACCAAAGACAGGGTTATGAGATTTTAATGGCACTTTGCCGTGGCACAAAACAGCAGAAAGAGATGGCTCAAAGATCGTTAGATCAATTTTGGTGGCCGGCTTTGATGATGTTTGGTCCGAATGACGACAGTTCCCCAAACTCGAAAATCTCTATGAATTACAGAGTGAAAAGAGAAAGTAATGACAGTCTTCGTCAGCGATTTGTTGACGTTACCGTTTCTCAGGCTGAATTTTTGGGATTAACTGTTCCGGATAAAGATCTGAAGTGGAATGAAGAAAGACAGCATTACGATTTCGGAGAACTTCCCTGGGATGAATTCATGGAAATCTTAAAAGGAAACGGACCTTGTAATAAGAAACGTATCGAAACCAAGAGAAAAGCTCAAAGAGAAAATTCTTGGGTAAAAGAAGCGGCGATCGCTTTTGCAGAGAAACAACAAAAAGAAGTAATATAA
- a CDS encoding TetR/AcrR family transcriptional regulator, whose amino-acid sequence MELKEKQKKILDVAVELFKEKGYMGSSVRDLATKLNIKAASLYAHIRSKEEILEWICFGIANDFFTELQTVKSTDINPKDKLNLFIDKHLSIVLRNRDVTHIYSNEWKHLEERLPEFVELRKKYQQEVEELISEIYLAENWELKSPTFTTRFILHTLNNSYFWFKRNIESTTEITDEIRDKILFGLLGNQE is encoded by the coding sequence ATGGAACTTAAAGAAAAACAAAAAAAAATATTAGATGTTGCGGTAGAACTTTTCAAAGAGAAAGGGTATATGGGCAGCTCTGTAAGAGATTTGGCGACAAAGCTCAATATTAAAGCGGCCTCCTTATATGCACACATCCGTTCAAAAGAAGAAATTCTGGAATGGATCTGCTTCGGGATCGCTAATGATTTCTTTACCGAACTTCAAACTGTAAAAAGTACGGATATCAATCCGAAAGATAAACTGAATTTATTTATCGATAAGCATTTGTCAATAGTTCTCAGAAACCGTGATGTTACACACATCTATTCTAATGAATGGAAGCATTTGGAAGAAAGGCTTCCCGAATTTGTAGAATTAAGAAAAAAATACCAACAGGAAGTTGAAGAATTGATTTCTGAAATTTATCTAGCCGAAAACTGGGAATTAAAATCACCAACTTTTACAACAAGATTCATTCTTCATACTTTAAACAATTCCTATTTTTGGTTCAAAAGAAACATAGAATCAACTACCGAAATTACCGATGAGATAAGGGATAAAATACTTTTTGGTCTTTTAGGAAATCAGGAATAA